One window of Bacillus tuaregi genomic DNA carries:
- a CDS encoding tyrosine-type recombinase/integrase: protein MKKKSSEVAPLIQDFCDWLQEQKKSPNTIKTYKRELEKYQEWLQERDVDIQGLKKMDIQSYIYYLEEQQKSITTIDKTAGIIRTFAKYLRKPELTFGLELKPVEKSIDIDTLSVTEYNQLLKDVKEEDNLRNVTIVYVLLHTGIRVSELCNLNRSHINLKKHELTVQKIDEQRVIPLSNEAREYLQIYLDCHGHEAVFVSATGERLSERAVQYMLKKYNVTPQKLRHTFCQRLIDNKVDVETVSRLAGHKDINVTKKYVKVQMNKRKVEAAINDAFTNKIG, encoded by the coding sequence TTGAAAAAAAAATCTTCTGAAGTTGCTCCGCTGATACAAGACTTTTGTGACTGGTTACAGGAACAAAAGAAATCTCCGAATACAATCAAGACATACAAACGTGAATTAGAAAAATATCAAGAGTGGCTTCAAGAGAGAGACGTGGATATTCAGGGTTTAAAAAAAATGGATATTCAATCTTATATTTATTATTTAGAAGAACAACAAAAAAGTATAACGACCATTGATAAAACTGCTGGCATTATCCGTACTTTTGCTAAATATCTTAGAAAGCCTGAGTTAACTTTTGGATTAGAACTAAAACCAGTAGAAAAAAGTATCGATATCGATACTTTATCTGTCACAGAGTATAATCAGTTATTAAAGGATGTTAAGGAAGAAGATAATTTAAGAAATGTAACTATTGTCTATGTTCTTCTTCATACAGGAATTCGTGTATCGGAATTGTGTAATTTAAATCGATCACATATCAATTTAAAGAAGCATGAGTTAACCGTACAAAAAATAGATGAACAAAGGGTTATCCCTCTTTCAAATGAAGCAAGAGAGTATTTGCAGATATATCTGGATTGTCATGGTCATGAGGCTGTTTTTGTATCTGCTACAGGTGAACGTCTTTCGGAGAGAGCAGTACAATATATGTTAAAAAAATATAATGTAACCCCACAAAAACTTCGACATACTTTTTGCCAGCGCTTAATTGATAACAAAGTCGATGTAGAAACTGTCTCTCGATTAGCTGGTCATAAAGATATTAACGTGACTAAAAAATATGTAAAAGTTCAAATGAATAAACGTAAAGTAGAAGCAGCGATTAATGATGCTTTTACGAATAAAATAGGTTAA